Proteins found in one Sporosarcina jeotgali genomic segment:
- the rpsQ gene encoding 30S ribosomal protein S17 produces the protein MTERNQRKVYTGRVVSDKMDKTVTVMVETHKKHSLYGKRVKYSKKYKAHDEMNEAKIGDVVRIMETRPLSATKRFRLLEVVEKAVII, from the coding sequence ATGACTGAGCGTAACCAACGCAAAGTATACACAGGCCGTGTTGTATCCGACAAAATGGACAAAACGGTAACGGTAATGGTAGAAACACACAAAAAGCATTCTTTGTATGGCAAGCGTGTAAAGTATTCTAAGAAATATAAAGCACATGATGAAATGAACGAAGCTAAGATTGGCGATGTAGTCCGTATCATGGAAACTCGTCCGTTGTCAGCTACAAAGCGTTTCCGCCTTCTTGAAGTAGTCGAAAAAGCGGTCATCATCTAA
- the rpsS gene encoding 30S ribosomal protein S19, which produces MGRSLKKGPFADDHLLKKVDAQKDAQKKQVIKTWSRRSTVFPSFIGLTIAVYDGRKHVPVYITEDMVGHKLGEFAPTRTYRGHGADDKKTKR; this is translated from the coding sequence ATGGGCCGCAGCTTGAAAAAAGGACCTTTCGCAGATGATCATTTGCTTAAAAAGGTTGATGCTCAAAAAGATGCACAAAAGAAACAAGTCATTAAGACTTGGTCACGCCGCTCTACAGTATTCCCATCCTTCATCGGATTGACAATCGCTGTATACGACGGACGCAAACACGTACCTGTCTACATCACTGAAGACATGGTCGGTCACAAACTAGGTGAGTTCGCACCTACCCGTACTTACAGAGGCCACGGTGCCGATGATAAGAAAACGAAACGCTAA
- the rplB gene encoding 50S ribosomal protein L2 — protein sequence MAIKKYKPTSNGRRNMTTSDFAEITASKPEKSLLQPVKRKGGRNNQGRITVRHQGGGHKRQYRVIDFQRRKDGIPGRVATIEYDPNRSANIALINYADGEKRYILAPKGLTVGMTIMSGPEADIRVGNALPLENIPMGSTIHNIEMKPGKGGQLVRSAGTSAQLLGREGKYVIIRLQSGEVRMILSVCRATIGQVGNEQHELINIGKAGRSRWMGKRPTVRGSVMNPNDHPHGGGEGRTPIGRPSPVTPWGKPTLGYKTRSKRNKSDKLIVRRRKK from the coding sequence ATGGCGATTAAGAAATACAAACCTACCTCCAACGGACGCCGTAACATGACGACTTCTGATTTCGCGGAAATCACTGCTAGCAAACCAGAAAAATCTTTGCTTCAGCCAGTCAAACGTAAAGGCGGCCGTAACAACCAAGGTAGGATTACAGTTCGTCACCAAGGTGGCGGTCACAAGCGCCAATACCGTGTCATCGACTTCCAACGTCGGAAAGATGGCATACCAGGACGCGTTGCTACGATCGAATACGATCCAAACCGTTCTGCTAACATCGCATTGATTAACTATGCTGATGGAGAAAAACGTTACATCCTAGCTCCTAAAGGATTGACAGTTGGAATGACAATTATGTCAGGACCTGAAGCGGATATCCGCGTAGGGAACGCACTTCCACTTGAAAACATCCCAATGGGTTCTACAATCCACAACATCGAGATGAAGCCTGGTAAAGGCGGACAATTAGTTCGTTCAGCTGGTACATCTGCACAATTGCTCGGTCGTGAAGGCAAGTATGTCATCATCCGTTTGCAATCTGGTGAAGTTCGCATGATCTTGTCAGTTTGCCGCGCTACAATCGGTCAAGTTGGTAACGAGCAGCACGAACTCATCAACATCGGTAAAGCAGGACGTTCACGCTGGATGGGTAAACGCCCAACTGTACGTGGATCTGTCATGAACCCGAACGATCACCCACACGGTGGTGGTGAAGGACGTACTCCAATCGGTCGTCCAAGCCCAGTTACACCTTGGGGCAAGCCAACTCTTGGTTACAAAACTCGTTCTAAGAGAAACAAATCCGACAAACTTATCGTTCGTCGTCGCAAAAAATAA
- the rplP gene encoding 50S ribosomal protein L16 produces the protein MLVPKRVKHRRVFRGKMRGQTKGGATVQFGEFGLQSLEAAWITNRQIESARIAMTRYMKRGGKVWINIFPHKSYTKKPLEVRMGSGKGAVEGWVAVVKPGRVMFEIAGVSEEVAREALRLAQHKLPVKCKFVKREEIGGESNES, from the coding sequence ATGTTAGTACCAAAGCGAGTAAAACATCGTCGTGTATTCCGCGGCAAAATGCGCGGACAGACAAAAGGCGGCGCAACGGTTCAATTCGGTGAGTTCGGCCTTCAGTCTCTTGAGGCTGCATGGATTACGAATCGTCAAATCGAATCAGCACGTATTGCAATGACACGTTACATGAAACGTGGCGGTAAAGTTTGGATCAATATTTTCCCACACAAATCGTATACTAAGAAGCCTCTCGAAGTTCGAATGGGTTCTGGTAAAGGTGCTGTTGAGGGATGGGTAGCAGTAGTAAAACCTGGCCGAGTTATGTTTGAAATCGCAGGCGTCTCTGAAGAAGTCGCTCGTGAAGCACTCCGCCTTGCACAACACAAACTTCCTGTTAAGTGTAAGTTTGTAAAACGTGAAGAAATTGGTGGTGAATCTAATGAAAGCTAA
- the rpsH gene encoding 30S ribosomal protein S8 produces the protein MTMSDPIADMLTRIRNANMVRHEKLEVPASNLKKEIAEILKREGFVRDVEYVEDSKQGIIRIFLKYGKNEERVITGLKRISKPGLRVYAKSTEVPRVLNGLGIALVSTSNGVLTDKEARAKQVGGEVVAYVW, from the coding sequence ATGACAATGAGTGATCCGATCGCAGATATGCTTACTCGCATCCGTAACGCCAACATGGTGCGTCACGAGAAGCTTGAAGTACCTGCTTCAAACCTTAAAAAAGAGATCGCAGAAATCCTCAAACGTGAAGGTTTCGTCCGCGACGTAGAATATGTGGAAGACAGCAAACAAGGCATCATCCGCATTTTCCTCAAATATGGTAAAAACGAAGAACGCGTAATCACTGGACTCAAGCGTATTTCTAAGCCTGGTCTTCGTGTTTATGCTAAATCAACAGAAGTACCAAGAGTGTTGAACGGACTAGGTATCGCCCTTGTTTCAACATCTAATGGTGTTTTGACTGATAAAGAAGCTCGTGCTAAACAAGTTGGCGGAGAAGTCGTCGCTTACGTTTGGTAA
- the tuf gene encoding elongation factor Tu, whose translation MAKEKFDRSKTHANVGTIGHVDHGKTTLTAAIATVLAKKGGGEARSYADVDNAPEEKERGITINTSHVEYETATRHYAHVDCPGHADYVKNMITGAAQMDGGILVVSAADGPMPQTREHILLSRQVGVPYLVVFMNKCDMVDDEELLELVEMEIRDLLSEYDFPGDDIPVIKGSALKALEGEEAWEEKIVELMDAVDSYIPTPERDTDKPFMMPVEDVFSITGRGTVATGRVERGVVKVGDTVDIIGLTEEPKATTVTGVEMFRKLLDYAEAGDNIGALLRGVAREDIERGQVLAKPGTITPHTNFKSEVYVLSKEEGGRHTPFFSNYRPQFYFRTTDVTGIISLPEGVEMVMPGDNVEMTIELISPIAIEEGTKFSIREGGRTVGAGVVATIVK comes from the coding sequence ATGGCTAAAGAAAAATTCGATCGGTCCAAAACACACGCAAACGTTGGAACAATTGGTCACGTTGACCACGGTAAAACAACTTTGACTGCTGCAATCGCAACAGTACTTGCAAAAAAAGGCGGCGGTGAAGCACGTTCATACGCTGACGTTGATAACGCACCAGAAGAAAAAGAACGCGGTATCACAATCAATACTTCACACGTTGAATACGAAACAGCAACTCGTCACTACGCACACGTAGACTGCCCAGGACACGCCGACTATGTTAAAAACATGATCACAGGCGCTGCTCAAATGGACGGCGGAATCCTTGTTGTTTCTGCAGCTGACGGCCCAATGCCACAAACTCGTGAGCACATCCTTCTTTCACGTCAAGTTGGTGTACCTTACCTAGTAGTCTTCATGAACAAATGTGACATGGTAGACGACGAAGAGCTTCTTGAGCTTGTTGAAATGGAAATTCGTGATCTTCTTTCTGAATACGACTTCCCTGGCGATGACATTCCTGTTATCAAAGGTTCAGCACTTAAAGCACTTGAAGGCGAAGAAGCATGGGAAGAAAAAATTGTTGAGCTTATGGACGCAGTTGATAGCTACATCCCAACTCCAGAGCGCGACACTGACAAGCCATTCATGATGCCTGTTGAGGACGTATTCTCAATCACAGGACGTGGTACAGTTGCTACTGGACGCGTTGAGCGTGGAGTAGTTAAAGTCGGCGATACTGTTGACATCATTGGTTTGACTGAAGAGCCTAAAGCTACTACTGTAACAGGTGTAGAAATGTTCCGTAAACTTCTTGACTATGCAGAAGCTGGCGACAACATCGGAGCATTGCTTCGTGGTGTAGCACGTGAAGACATCGAGCGTGGACAAGTACTTGCTAAGCCAGGTACTATCACGCCGCACACAAACTTCAAATCTGAAGTTTATGTTCTATCAAAAGAAGAAGGTGGACGTCACACTCCATTCTTCTCAAACTACCGCCCACAGTTCTACTTCCGTACAACTGACGTAACTGGAATCATCTCTCTTCCAGAAGGCGTAGAAATGGTTATGCCTGGCGATAACGTTGAAATGACTATCGAACTGATCTCTCCAATCGCGATTGAAGAAGGTACTAAATTCTCAATCCGTGAAGGTGGACGTACAGTTGGAGCTGGCGTTGTAGCTACAATCGTTAAGTAA
- the rplE gene encoding 50S ribosomal protein L5 translates to MSRLKDKYQKEITPALMSKFNYTSVMQVPKVDKIVINMGVGDAVQNTKALDAAVEDLTIISGQKPVVTKAKKSIAGFRLREGMPIGTKVTLRGERMYEFLDKLIAVSLPRVRDFRGVSNKSFDGRGNYTLGVKEQLIFPEIDFDKVSKVRGMDIVIVTTANSDEEARELLAQCGMPFQK, encoded by the coding sequence ATGAGCCGATTAAAGGATAAATATCAAAAAGAAATTACTCCTGCTCTAATGAGCAAGTTCAACTATACATCTGTAATGCAAGTACCGAAAGTTGATAAGATCGTTATCAACATGGGTGTTGGCGACGCGGTTCAAAACACAAAAGCACTTGATGCTGCTGTTGAAGACTTGACAATTATTTCAGGTCAGAAACCAGTCGTAACTAAAGCGAAGAAATCTATCGCTGGATTCCGTCTTCGTGAAGGAATGCCTATCGGAACAAAAGTTACTCTACGTGGAGAACGCATGTATGAGTTCCTGGACAAATTGATCGCTGTATCACTTCCACGTGTACGTGACTTCCGTGGCGTATCGAATAAATCATTCGACGGACGCGGAAACTACACACTTGGTGTGAAAGAGCAACTTATTTTCCCGGAAATTGACTTCGATAAAGTGTCTAAAGTACGCGGAATGGATATCGTCATCGTTACGACTGCCAACTCAGACGAGGAAGCTCGTGAGTTGCTAGCGCAGTGCGGCATGCCGTTCCAAAAGTAA
- the rplF gene encoding 50S ribosomal protein L6: protein MSRIGKRPIEVPENVTVTIDENNFVTVKGPKGELTNTFIKDIKIEQEGNVITLTRPSESKEHRSMHGTTRSLLANMITGVSAGFERALELVGVGYRAQMQGKKLVLNVGYSQPVEFTPEEGIEVEVPANTKIIVRGTNKERVGALASNIRKVRPPEPYKGKGIKYEGEVVRRKEGKTGK, encoded by the coding sequence ATGTCCCGAATTGGTAAACGTCCAATTGAGGTGCCTGAAAACGTAACAGTTACAATCGATGAGAATAACTTCGTTACTGTTAAAGGACCGAAAGGCGAACTTACAAATACATTTATTAAAGACATAAAGATCGAACAAGAAGGTAACGTGATCACATTGACACGTCCATCTGAATCGAAAGAACACCGTTCGATGCACGGTACGACACGTTCGCTTTTAGCGAACATGATCACTGGTGTATCAGCTGGTTTCGAGCGTGCGCTTGAACTAGTTGGTGTTGGATATCGTGCTCAAATGCAAGGTAAGAAACTTGTATTGAACGTCGGTTATTCACAGCCGGTTGAATTCACACCGGAAGAGGGCATTGAAGTTGAAGTGCCTGCTAACACAAAAATTATCGTTCGCGGTACTAACAAAGAACGCGTTGGTGCTCTTGCTTCTAACATCCGCAAAGTACGCCCGCCTGAGCCGTATAAAGGTAAAGGTATTAAGTACGAAGGCGAAGTTGTTCGACGCAAAGAAGGTAAAACAGGTAAATAA
- the rplV gene encoding 50S ribosomal protein L22: MQQAKASAQTVRIAPRKVRLVVDLIRGKKIGEAVAILRLTPKAASPVVEKVLNSAIANAEHNYEMDLENLIVSEVFVDEGPTMKRFRPRAQGRASAINKRTSHITVVVSEKKEG; encoded by the coding sequence ATGCAACAAGCTAAAGCATCTGCGCAAACAGTCCGTATTGCTCCTCGTAAAGTCCGATTAGTCGTTGATCTTATCCGGGGCAAGAAAATCGGTGAAGCTGTAGCGATTCTACGTTTGACGCCGAAAGCGGCATCACCAGTCGTAGAAAAAGTATTGAATTCAGCTATCGCAAACGCTGAGCACAACTACGAAATGGATCTAGAGAACCTAATTGTTAGCGAAGTATTCGTTGATGAAGGTCCTACTATGAAACGTTTCCGTCCACGTGCACAAGGCCGTGCGAGCGCAATCAACAAACGCACAAGCCACATCACTGTAGTGGTATCTGAAAAGAAGGAGGGATAA
- the rpsC gene encoding 30S ribosomal protein S3: MGQKVHPNGLRVGIIRDWDSKWYAEKDYATLLHEDLKIRKYIETRLADASVSKVEIERAAKKVNITIHTAKPGMVIGKGGTEVEALRKSLNDISGKRVHINIVEIKRADLDAKLVAESIARQLESRVSFRRAQKQAIQRTIRSGAKGIKTQVSGRLGGADIARAEHYSEGTVPLHTLRADIDYAHAEADTTYGKLGVKVWIYRGEVLPVKKNSGEGGN; this comes from the coding sequence GTGGGTCAAAAAGTACATCCTAACGGTCTGCGGGTCGGTATAATTCGTGACTGGGATTCGAAATGGTATGCAGAAAAAGACTATGCGACTCTCTTGCACGAAGACCTTAAAATCCGCAAATATATCGAAACACGTCTAGCAGATGCATCAGTTTCTAAAGTAGAAATCGAACGCGCTGCGAAAAAAGTAAACATTACAATTCACACTGCTAAGCCTGGTATGGTTATCGGTAAAGGTGGTACTGAAGTCGAAGCACTTCGTAAATCACTAAACGATATCTCTGGCAAGCGTGTACACATTAACATCGTTGAAATTAAGCGTGCTGATCTTGACGCGAAATTGGTTGCAGAATCAATCGCACGTCAACTAGAAAGCCGCGTTTCATTCCGCCGTGCACAAAAACAGGCGATCCAACGCACAATCCGTTCTGGAGCAAAGGGTATCAAAACTCAAGTATCCGGACGTCTTGGTGGAGCCGACATCGCACGTGCAGAACATTACAGCGAAGGAACTGTTCCACTTCATACACTTCGTGCAGATATCGATTATGCACATGCTGAAGCCGATACAACATACGGTAAACTTGGAGTTAAAGTATGGATCTATCGTGGAGAAGTCCTTCCAGTGAAGAAGAACTCTGGGGAAGGAGGCAACTAA
- the rplD gene encoding 50S ribosomal protein L4, whose translation MPKVSVVNQTGSAAGEIELSELVFGIEPNEAVLFEALVQQRASLRQGNHKVKTRAEVAGGGRKPWRQKGTGRARQGSIRSPQWRGGGIVFGPTPRSYSYKMPKKVRRLALRSALSSKVRDEEMVVLEALAFDAPKTKEFTKVLKDLSISKKALFVTADLDETVALSARNIPGISVVTANGINVLDLVGHDQLILTKDAVKKIEEVLG comes from the coding sequence ATGCCAAAAGTATCCGTAGTGAATCAAACAGGATCTGCAGCAGGCGAAATCGAATTGAGTGAACTTGTATTCGGAATTGAGCCGAATGAAGCAGTCCTATTCGAAGCATTGGTTCAACAACGCGCGTCATTGCGTCAAGGGAACCATAAAGTAAAAACACGCGCTGAAGTAGCTGGCGGTGGTCGCAAACCATGGCGTCAAAAAGGAACAGGTCGTGCTCGTCAGGGCTCAATCAGATCTCCACAATGGCGTGGAGGCGGTATCGTATTCGGACCAACACCTCGTAGCTATAGCTACAAGATGCCGAAAAAAGTCCGTCGTCTTGCACTTCGTTCTGCTTTGTCTTCAAAAGTACGTGACGAAGAAATGGTCGTATTAGAAGCGTTAGCTTTCGATGCACCAAAAACAAAAGAATTCACAAAAGTGCTGAAAGACTTGTCAATCAGCAAAAAAGCATTATTCGTAACAGCTGACCTTGATGAAACAGTAGCTTTGTCTGCTCGTAACATCCCTGGCATCAGCGTAGTTACAGCTAACGGTATTAACGTTTTAGATTTAGTTGGTCACGATCAGCTAATCTTAACTAAAGATGCTGTCAAAAAAATCGAGGAGGTGCTTGGTTAA
- the rpsJ gene encoding 30S ribosomal protein S10 encodes MAKQKIRIRLKAYDHRVLDQSAEKIVETAKRSGASVSGPIPLPTERSVYTILRAVHKYKDSREQFEMRTHKRLIDIVNPTPQTVDALMKLDLPSGVDIEIKL; translated from the coding sequence ATGGCAAAACAAAAGATTCGTATCCGTTTGAAAGCTTATGATCACCGCGTGCTTGATCAGTCAGCTGAAAAGATTGTTGAAACTGCAAAGCGTTCCGGAGCTAGTGTCTCAGGTCCGATTCCATTGCCGACAGAACGTTCGGTGTACACAATTCTTCGTGCGGTCCACAAATACAAGGACTCACGTGAGCAATTCGAAATGCGTACTCACAAGCGTCTGATCGATATCGTCAATCCGACACCACAAACTGTTGATGCATTGATGAAGCTTGACTTACCATCAGGCGTTGACATTGAAATCAAACTTTAA
- the rplC gene encoding 50S ribosomal protein L3: MTKGILGRKVGMTQIFAENGDLIPVTVIAAAPNVVLQKKTIETDGYEAIQLGFEDKREKLSNKPEMGHTAKAETTPKRFIREFRGVDVAGYEVGQEVKVDTFAEGEIIDITGVSKGKGFQGVIKRHGFSRGPMSHGSRHHRSTGSIGSVDAQRVFKGKKMPGRMGGKTVTIQNLEVVRVDTERNLLLVKGNVPGSRKSLVVVKSAIKGN, translated from the coding sequence ATGACCAAAGGAATCTTAGGAAGAAAAGTCGGTATGACGCAAATCTTTGCTGAAAACGGCGATCTAATCCCTGTAACTGTAATTGCAGCTGCTCCAAACGTGGTTCTTCAAAAGAAGACAATCGAAACAGACGGCTATGAAGCAATTCAGCTTGGATTCGAAGACAAACGTGAAAAGCTTTCAAACAAACCAGAAATGGGACATACTGCGAAAGCTGAAACAACACCTAAGCGCTTCATTCGCGAATTCCGCGGAGTCGACGTAGCTGGGTACGAAGTTGGTCAGGAAGTCAAAGTCGATACATTCGCAGAAGGCGAAATCATCGATATCACAGGAGTATCAAAAGGTAAAGGTTTCCAAGGTGTAATTAAGCGCCACGGTTTCTCACGTGGACCAATGAGCCACGGATCTCGACACCACCGTTCAACAGGTTCAATCGGTTCGGTTGATGCTCAACGTGTATTCAAAGGTAAAAAAATGCCAGGCCGTATGGGTGGCAAAACAGTTACAATCCAAAACCTTGAAGTTGTACGAGTTGACACAGAGCGCAACTTGTTGCTAGTAAAAGGTAACGTTCCAGGATCACGCAAATCACTAGTAGTAGTGAAAAGCGCGATTAAAGGGAACTAA
- the rpmC gene encoding 50S ribosomal protein L29: MKANEIRDLTTAEIEQKVKSLKEELFNLRFQLATGQLENTARIREVRKSIARMKTVIRQREISANN; this comes from the coding sequence ATGAAAGCTAATGAAATCCGTGACTTGACAACTGCAGAGATCGAGCAAAAAGTGAAATCACTGAAAGAAGAGCTTTTCAACCTTCGCTTCCAGTTAGCGACAGGACAATTAGAAAACACTGCACGCATCCGTGAAGTACGCAAATCGATTGCGCGCATGAAGACAGTAATACGTCAAAGAGAAATCAGTGCAAATAACTGA
- the rpsN gene encoding 30S ribosomal protein S14: MAKKSMIAKQKRTPKFQVQEYTRCERCGRPHSVYRKFKLCRICFRELAYKGQIPGVKKASW; encoded by the coding sequence GTGGCTAAAAAATCAATGATCGCAAAACAGAAACGTACGCCAAAGTTCCAAGTTCAAGAATATACACGTTGTGAGCGCTGTGGGCGTCCGCACTCAGTATATCGGAAGTTTAAACTTTGCCGTATTTGTTTCCGCGAACTCGCATACAAAGGACAAATTCCTGGCGTTAAAAAAGCAAGCTGGTAA
- the rplW gene encoding 50S ribosomal protein L23, whose translation MEARDVLKRPVITERSSEAMEFNKYTFEVDTRANKTHIKQAVEEIFGVTVEKVNVQNYKGKFKRMGKHAGYTNKRRKAIVTLTADSKDIELFEI comes from the coding sequence ATGGAAGCACGTGATGTATTGAAGCGTCCGGTCATTACCGAGCGATCTTCTGAAGCAATGGAATTCAACAAGTACACTTTCGAAGTCGACACTCGTGCTAACAAAACGCACATCAAACAAGCTGTCGAAGAAATCTTCGGAGTAACAGTGGAAAAAGTGAACGTCCAGAACTACAAAGGTAAATTCAAGCGCATGGGTAAACATGCTGGTTATACTAATAAGCGCCGTAAAGCGATTGTTACACTAACAGCTGATTCTAAAGATATCGAATTATTCGAGATCTAA
- the rplN gene encoding 50S ribosomal protein L14, with the protein MIQQESRMKVADNSGAREVLTIKVLGGSGRKVANIGDVVVVTVKKATPGGVVKKGEVVKAVIVRTKSGMRRKDGSYISFDENACVIIKDDKSPRGTRIFGPVARELRDSNFMKIISLAPEVL; encoded by the coding sequence TTGATTCAACAGGAATCCCGCATGAAAGTCGCAGATAACTCTGGCGCACGTGAAGTGCTTACAATTAAAGTTCTTGGCGGTTCAGGCCGTAAAGTTGCAAACATCGGCGACGTAGTCGTTGTTACAGTTAAGAAAGCAACACCAGGTGGCGTTGTTAAGAAGGGTGAAGTCGTTAAAGCGGTTATCGTTCGTACTAAGAGCGGTATGCGTCGTAAAGACGGATCTTATATCTCATTCGACGAGAATGCTTGTGTCATCATTAAAGACGACAAGAGCCCTCGTGGAACACGTATTTTCGGACCAGTTGCACGCGAATTACGCGACAGCAACTTCATGAAAATCATTTCTCTTGCTCCAGAAGTACTTTAA
- the rplX gene encoding 50S ribosomal protein L24: MHIKKGDKVKVISGKDKGKTGVILSVFPNKERILVEGVNIVKKHTKPNQANPQGGIVSLEAAIHVSNVMFVDPKSGEPTRIGYKFEEKTEGDKTFRIKSRVAKKSGEVIDEISKKELKK, from the coding sequence ATGCACATTAAAAAAGGCGATAAAGTAAAAGTTATCTCTGGGAAAGACAAAGGAAAGACAGGTGTCATCCTTTCAGTTTTCCCGAACAAAGAACGAATCCTCGTTGAAGGCGTGAACATCGTCAAAAAGCATACAAAGCCGAACCAAGCGAATCCGCAAGGTGGTATTGTAAGCCTTGAAGCTGCAATTCACGTTTCTAACGTAATGTTTGTTGATCCTAAGTCTGGCGAACCAACACGTATCGGTTACAAGTTCGAAGAAAAAACCGAGGGCGATAAGACATTCCGTATTAAGTCCCGTGTTGCGAAGAAGTCTGGCGAAGTTATCGATGAAATTAGCAAAAAAGAACTCAAAAAATAA